The Arachis duranensis cultivar V14167 chromosome 2, aradu.V14167.gnm2.J7QH, whole genome shotgun sequence genome has a window encoding:
- the LOC107474770 gene encoding G-type lectin S-receptor-like serine/threonine-protein kinase At1g11300, with amino-acid sequence MGFLSHQTHTNSFLFITTLFIFCSIHLCLSSVNDIITSTMFINENHTITSNNTNFKLGFFSPPNSTNRYAAIWYLSDSNIIWIANRDQPVKNSSGVIKIHKDGNIVVMDGRKHIVWSTNLTFSTKNVTNISSAQLQDNGNLVLTDDNTGETVWDSFNHPADAAVPTMKIAANKFTGKKIEYVSWKSPTDPSSGDFTGSLERLAAPEVFFWYKKTQPYWRTGPWNGRVFLGAPRMLTEYLYGWRLDHDPDGTDYLTYSFANPAEFGILSLTFDGKLRLARFLNKKNYVTFEVFQNECDFYGTCGPFGNCDPSSKPICSCFEGFEPRNLEEWSKKNWTSGCVRKKEAQLQCVRLKNLNNNSNNGVEVQQDGFKVFNNMKVPDFAERSDANLDKCKTNCLANCSCLAYAYDSYVGCMFWIRDLIDLQKFPYGGVDLFLRVPYSQLIATSKGRRRNKPLMIPIVAGVIGITALAICAYIMWQKWTAKQTRTPILKKSNAGEQKQMKLDELPLFEFEKLATATNNFHAENMLGKGGFGPVYKGHLEDGQEIAVKRLSKASGQGLEEFMNEVVVISKLQHRNLVRLLGCCVERDEQMLVYEFMPNKSLDAFLFDPRQRKVLDWKKRFNIIEGIARGILYLHRDSRLRIIHRDLKASNILLDDAMNPKISDFGLARIFRGGEDDEANTKRVVGTYGYMPPEYAMEGLFSEKSDVYSFGVLLLEIVSGRRNTSFYNHQQSLSLVGYAWKLWNENNIISLTDPEIMDPCFEKSILRCIHIGLLCVQELTKERPTISTVVLMLISEITHLPPPGQVAFVHKQKLHSSESSQKSHQSSSNNNVTLTELEGR; translated from the exons ATGGGTTTTCTAAGTCATCAAACTCATACCAATTCCTTCTTGTTCATCACTACTTTATTCATATTTTGCAGCATCCATTTGTGTTTGAGCTCTGTCAATGACATAATCACATCAACCATGTTCATCAATGAAAATCACACAATAACCTCAAACAACACTAACTTCAAGCTCGGATTCTTCAGCCCTCCAAACTCAACAAATCGCTACGCCGCAATATGGTACCTCTCTGACTCCAACATCATATGGATAGCAAACAGAGATCAACCCGTGAAAAATTCTTCAGGGGTTATCAAGATTCACAAGGATGGTAACATCGTAGTAATGGACGGAAGAAAACATATAGTTTGGTCAACAAACCTCACATTCTCAACTAAAAATGTCACCAATATCTCAAGTGCTCAACTTCAAGATAACGGTAATCTTGTTCTGACAGATGACAACACTGGAGAAACGGTTTGGGACAGTTTCAACCACCCTGCGGACGCAGCCGTGCCGACTATGAAAATCGCAGCCAACAAGTTCACAGGCAAGAAAATTGAGTATGTTTCTTGGAAATCCCCCACGGATCCTTCTTCTGGGGACTTCACCGGGAGCCTGGAGCGGTTGGCCGCTCCGGAAGTTTTCTTCTGGTACAAGAAAACTCAACCGTATTGGCGAACCGGTCCATGGAACGGCCGGGTTTTCCTTGGCGCTCCGAGGATGCTAACAGAGTATCTCTATGGCTGGCGTCTGGACCATGATCCAGACGGAACAGATTACCTAACTTACAGTTTTGCTAATCCGGCCGAATTCGGTATTCTCTCGTTGACTTTTGATGGAAAGCTTAGGCTGGCAAGATTCTTGAACAAGAAGAATTATGTGACGTttgaagtttttcaaaatgagTGTGATTTTTATGGCACGTGTGGGCCATTCGGAAACTGTGATCCATCTAGCAAACCGATTTGTAGCTGTTTTGAAGGGTTTGAGCCAAGGAATTTGGAAGAATGGAGTAAGAAAAATTGGACTAGTGGTTGTGTGAGGAAGAAAGAGGCACAGCTTCAGTGTGTTAGGTTGAAGAATTTGaacaataatagtaataatggagttgaagtgcaacaagaTGGGTTTAAGGTGTTTAATAATATGAAAGTGCCGGATTTTGCTGAGAGATCTGATGCTAATTTGGACAAGTGCAAAACGAATTGTTTGgccaattgttcttgtttgGCTTATGCTTATGATTCTTATGTTGGATGCATGTTTTGGATTAGAGACTTGATTGATTTGCAGAAGTTCCCTTATGGTGGAGTTGATCTCTTCTTGCGTGTCCCTTATTCTCAACTAATtg CTACAAGTAAGGGAAGAAGACGAAACAAGCCATTAATGATCCCAATTGTTGCTGGGGTGATAGGCATAACTGCATTAGCGATTTGTGCATACATTATGTGGCAAAAATGGACTGCTAAACAAACTC GAACTCCGATTCTAAAAAAGAGTAATGCCGGGGAACAAAAACAAATGAAACTCGACGAACTACCTTTATTCGAATTTGAAAAGCTTGCAACTGCTACAAACAACTTTCATGCTGAAAACATGCTTGGGAAAGGAGGTTTTGGTCCAGTATATAAG GGACATTTGGAAGACGGACAAGAAATCGCGGTGAAAAGATTATCCAAAGCGTCTGGACAAGGGTTGGAAGAATTTATGAACGAAGTAGTGGTTATATCAAAACTTCAACATCGCAATCTTGTTAGACTTCTTGGTTGTTGTGTCGAACGCGACGAACAAATGTTGGTCTACGAGTTCATGCCAAACAAAAGTTTGGatgcttttctttttg ATCCGCGGCAAAGAAAAGTCTTAGATTGGAAGAAACGTTTCAACATAATTGAAGGAATAGCTCGTGGTATACTTTATCTTCACAGAGATTCAAGACTTAGAATCATACATAGGGATCTTAAAGCAAGCAACATATTGTTGGATGATGCgatgaatccaaaaatatcAGACTTTGGTTTAGCTAGAATTTTTAGAGGAGGTGAAGATGACGAAGCTAATACAAAAAGAGTCGTTGGAACCTA CGGCTACATGCCACCCGAATATGCAATGGAAGGACTTTTTTCAGAGAAATCAGATGTCTACAGCTTTGGAGTTTTGTTACTAGAGATTGTTAGCGGACGAAGAAACACCAGCTTTTATAACCATCAGCAATCACTAAGCCTTGTTGGATAT GCATGGAAACTATGGAATGAAAATAACATCATATCATTAACAGATCCAGAGATTATGGATCCATGCTTTGAGAAAAGTATTTTGAGGTGCATACACATAGGACTTTTATGTGTGCAAGAATTGACAAAAGAAAGACCAACTATATCCACTGTGGTTTTGATGCTAATAAGTGAGATTACCCATCTTCCTCCACCAGGACAAGTTGCATTTGTCCACAAACAAAAGCTGCACAGTTCAGAATCCTCTCAGAAAAGTCACCAATCCAGCTCAAACAACAATGTAACTCTTACTGAATTAGAAGGAAGATAA
- the LOC107474771 gene encoding B3 domain-containing protein Os04g0386900 has product MSSPGSSSTSRVSVEEQAPLPKPADPAAKLSSDEIAPLSGNPFFHVVLSKSHVRRSCLMGPSKDLVDILPFAEVPTVLKCGGESWDMVYRGHAPGRKFFDGGWRKFVKANCLVEGDACVFELMANSDEKIVFEVQILRGDVPKVFFKRDRIGESEQKPIVID; this is encoded by the exons TTTCAGTAGAAGAGCAAGCCCCATTGCCAAAGCCGGCTGATCCTGCAGCAAAATTATCAAGCGATGAGATTGCACCACTTTCAGGAAATCCATTCTTTCATGTAGTTCTTTCAAAATCACATGTTCGTCGTAGTTGTCTCATG GGGCCATCAAAGGACTTAGTAGATATACTTCCATTTGCTGAGGTCCCTACTGTTCTTAAGTGTGGAGGTGAGAGCTGGGACATGGTGTATCGTGGACATGCTCCGGGTCGCAAGTTCTTCGATGGAGGCTGGAGAAAATTTGTCAAAGCTAATTGTTTGGTAGAGGGAGATGCTTGTGTTTTCGAGCTCATGGCAAACAGTGATGAGAAAATTGTCTTTGAAGTTCAAATTCTCAGAGGTGATGTCCCCAAAGTGTTTTTTAAAAGGGATAGAATTGGTGAAAGTGAACAGAAGCCAATTGTCATTGACTAG